The Natrinema saccharevitans genome includes the window AAGCGATCGGAACCCGTGAAATTATGTAGGAGATCGTCGTTCGACGGGCGTATGGAACGCGTCTCTCTGACCGACCGCGAACCGGCCGAGGCCGCCGACGGCGTCCATCTGGCGCTGCTTGCCGGCACCGACTCGATGAACGTCCAGCACTTCGCGATCGAACCCGGCGCGGTCGTCGAGGAACACAGCCACCCCCACGAACAGACCGGGTACATCTGCGCGGGGGAACTGACCTTCCTCGTCGACGGCGACGACCGCGACGCGTCGGGCGATCGCCAGTCGGCGGGCCCCGCCGGGCGAAAGGAGATCGTCTGCGGTCCGGGCGACTCCTACGCGATTCCGGGCGGCCAGCCCCACGCCGCGGAGAACCGCGGCGACGAGGTGGTCCGCGGCGTCGACATCTTCAGTCCGCCGCGGGAGAACCCGAACTGGCGCGGGGAGTGACGGGCCACCGCCGTCGGTCGTTCCAGTGACCCCACGTCGTACTCGATAGCGGTTCGACGGACCGCCTCGAGCGTCCCCGGCCAGTCCGCCGCTACATCAGCAGCGTCGTCACGACCTCGAGGAAGACGACGACTCCGAGCCAGGTGACGGCGGCTGCGGCCGCAAGCGGGAGGACGATTCGGCCGGTCGTTCGCAGCCTCGCCAGCGTCGTCTCGGGGCCGGTCGCAGGGACGTAGCTGTCTCGTTGCATAGCTCCGATGGCCACGGCCGTGCCCTTGAAACTCAGTCAGACGGACGGCCGACGAGGACGCAACGAGCCCGCTCGCTCGAGCCCGGCGGACGGACGGCTGCGGTCCCGCGGCGTCACGCCAGCGACTTGCGCATCTCGACGTGAGGAATGCCCGCCTCCTCGAACACCGACCCGCGGCGCTCGTAGCCGAGTTCGCGGTAGAAGTCGGCCGCGCGGGTCTGGGAGTGCAGTTTCAGCGTCGTGAGCCCCTCGTCGGCGGCCCGACGCTCGAGGGCGTCCATCAGCGCGCGACCCACGCCCTCATCGCGGTGGGACTCGAGGACGGCGACGCGTTCGACCTTGCCGACGCCGTCCTCGTACTCGCGAAGGCGAGCCGCGCCGATCGGCTCCGCGCGGTCGTAGGCGACGAAGTGGGTCGCCGTCTCGTCGTGGTCGTCGTACTCCAGTTCCTCGTCGACGCCCTGTTCCGCGACGAACACCTCCCGTCTGACCGCGAAGGCGTCCTCGCGTTCTCGGTCGGCGTCGGCGATCCGGACTTCGAGCGGTCGATCGGTCATCACCGGCCGTAGGCGAGCCGGCCGGGAGAGCGTTGCGGCCCGCCGACGGGATCGACG containing:
- a CDS encoding cupin domain-containing protein; translation: MERVSLTDREPAEAADGVHLALLAGTDSMNVQHFAIEPGAVVEEHSHPHEQTGYICAGELTFLVDGDDRDASGDRQSAGPAGRKEIVCGPGDSYAIPGGQPHAAENRGDEVVRGVDIFSPPRENPNWRGE
- a CDS encoding GNAT family N-acetyltransferase; the encoded protein is MTDRPLEVRIADADREREDAFAVRREVFVAEQGVDEELEYDDHDETATHFVAYDRAEPIGAARLREYEDGVGKVERVAVLESHRDEGVGRALMDALERRAADEGLTTLKLHSQTRAADFYRELGYERRGSVFEEAGIPHVEMRKSLA